Proteins from one Sphingomonas sp. HF-S4 genomic window:
- a CDS encoding TonB-dependent receptor plug domain-containing protein, with translation MAYSVIHSRRPARARLAIASSLLALTMGAPAFAQDAATVEETTAEPEGDIVVTGSRISRSELSLPNPVQVVTAETIQQSGKTNLTDFLINSPALIGSQSNIDVAGSNLANAQSVGVNLLDLRNLGASRTLTLVDGRRHVAGTPGVAAVDINTIPTDLVERVEQLTGGASAVYGADGVSGVVNFILKKDFDGFRIRGQNSISQRGDAGERFIAATAGKNFADGKGNVTFAYEYNQTDRFSQSDRLNYGRTGPSYSFARNRADFPDDPNVPDRVLYTDLRWADSAPGGAIDLDGDGVPDRTGEGGIYDPGTYLPGTAFTIGGSSTPRETYYGDFTPYTRRHIGNVMARYEFSPAFELYAEGKYVRSKAYTFAQPTYDFYTELAPDNAYLAQRFGSDGANGALVSRDNFDFGIRRYEMERELFRTVVGAKGEIASNLNYDFSYVFGQSTQESTNRNDRITDRYYAALDAVSDGAGGITCRINLPGQTAIQGNNYGGQPVYNGAPLTFTKGQCVPLNVLGQGSPSQAALDFVTVDHSAWARIQQHVVTGVLSGNTGSFFNLPGGPVGFAIGGEYRKESSNYIPSEYSLAGQLMDDAPARIDRGSFDVKEAFAEINLPILADVTLFQNLSVGGAIRLSDYSTVGRTTTWNVNGSYSPIRDITFRGTYSEAVRAPNITELFAGGSGTYQFIVDPCGVDRVAEGTQYRAANCTAALTALGVNPATFDPSNDFTSPQNSSLLGFQGGNRTLSEETAKTWTAGVVLRPSFVPGLSITADWYDIRLKQAIQYSTAQDVVDLCVDQPNLDNIYCDVINRSATNGYISFFTIIPENVASFQTAGLDVTLNYRFEPFDNLGTFAVSFQGNYLDKLEFVPTAGADPENELDSSVYPAPKYSAMFDLTWIKGPLSINYGINWQTKTRRVTREQQAANPDYIEPGYFWYKEKWDHELYFSYDVDENFNLYGGVNNLFDYKPDVGGVGYPISATGRAFFMGVKAKLF, from the coding sequence ATGGCGTATTCTGTCATCCACTCGCGCAGGCCGGCCCGCGCCCGTCTCGCGATCGCGTCGTCGTTGCTCGCGCTGACGATGGGCGCGCCTGCGTTTGCGCAGGACGCTGCGACAGTGGAGGAAACCACCGCGGAGCCCGAAGGCGACATCGTCGTCACCGGCTCGCGCATCTCGCGCTCGGAGCTGTCGCTGCCCAACCCGGTTCAGGTCGTCACCGCCGAGACGATCCAGCAGTCGGGCAAGACCAACCTGACCGACTTCCTGATCAACAGCCCGGCACTGATCGGCTCGCAGAGCAACATCGACGTCGCGGGCTCGAACCTCGCCAACGCACAAAGCGTCGGCGTCAACCTGCTTGACTTGCGTAACCTCGGTGCTTCGCGCACGCTGACCCTGGTGGATGGCCGCCGCCATGTCGCCGGCACGCCCGGCGTCGCTGCGGTCGACATCAACACCATCCCCACCGATCTGGTCGAGCGCGTCGAGCAACTCACCGGCGGCGCCTCGGCGGTGTATGGCGCGGATGGCGTCTCGGGCGTGGTCAACTTCATCCTCAAGAAGGATTTCGACGGATTCCGGATCCGCGGCCAGAACAGCATCTCGCAGCGCGGCGACGCGGGCGAGCGCTTCATCGCGGCGACGGCGGGCAAGAACTTCGCCGATGGCAAGGGCAATGTCACCTTCGCGTATGAATACAACCAGACCGACCGGTTCAGCCAGAGCGATCGCCTGAACTACGGCCGGACCGGGCCGTCTTACTCGTTTGCGCGCAATCGCGCCGACTTCCCGGACGATCCCAACGTACCGGATCGCGTACTCTACACTGACCTGCGCTGGGCCGACAGCGCGCCGGGCGGCGCGATCGACCTCGATGGTGATGGCGTACCCGATCGCACGGGCGAGGGCGGCATTTACGATCCCGGCACCTATCTACCCGGCACCGCCTTCACGATCGGTGGCTCGAGCACGCCGCGCGAGACCTATTATGGCGATTTCACGCCGTACACCCGGCGCCACATCGGCAATGTGATGGCTCGGTACGAGTTCAGTCCGGCGTTCGAACTCTACGCCGAGGGCAAGTATGTCCGCTCGAAGGCGTATACCTTCGCGCAGCCGACCTACGACTTCTATACCGAGCTTGCGCCGGACAACGCATATCTCGCCCAGCGCTTCGGCTCCGATGGCGCGAACGGTGCGCTGGTCAGCCGCGACAATTTCGATTTCGGCATTCGCCGTTACGAGATGGAGCGCGAGCTGTTCCGCACGGTGGTGGGCGCGAAGGGCGAGATCGCCTCGAACCTCAACTACGATTTCTCCTATGTCTTCGGCCAGTCGACGCAGGAGAGCACCAACCGCAACGATCGCATCACCGACCGTTACTATGCGGCACTGGATGCAGTTTCCGACGGCGCGGGCGGCATCACTTGCCGGATCAATCTGCCCGGTCAGACGGCCATTCAGGGCAACAATTACGGTGGCCAGCCGGTCTATAACGGCGCGCCGCTGACCTTTACCAAGGGGCAGTGCGTGCCGCTCAACGTCCTCGGCCAGGGTTCGCCCTCGCAGGCGGCGCTCGACTTCGTCACCGTCGACCATAGCGCCTGGGCGCGCATCCAGCAGCACGTCGTCACCGGCGTACTCTCGGGCAATACGGGTTCGTTCTTCAACCTGCCCGGCGGCCCGGTCGGCTTCGCGATCGGCGGCGAGTATCGCAAGGAAAGCAGCAACTACATCCCGTCGGAATACAGCCTGGCAGGGCAGTTGATGGACGATGCGCCGGCGCGCATCGATCGCGGCAGCTTCGACGTCAAGGAAGCCTTCGCCGAGATCAATCTGCCGATCCTGGCGGACGTGACGCTTTTCCAGAATCTGTCGGTCGGCGGCGCGATCCGCCTGTCGGACTATTCGACCGTGGGCCGCACCACGACGTGGAACGTCAACGGCAGCTATTCGCCGATCCGCGACATCACCTTCCGCGGCACCTATTCGGAGGCGGTGCGCGCACCGAACATCACCGAATTGTTCGCCGGCGGCAGCGGCACCTATCAGTTCATCGTCGATCCTTGCGGCGTCGACCGCGTGGCGGAGGGCACGCAGTATCGCGCCGCCAACTGCACCGCCGCGCTGACGGCGCTGGGCGTCAACCCCGCTACGTTCGATCCGTCGAACGACTTCACTTCGCCGCAGAACAGCAGCCTGCTCGGCTTCCAGGGCGGCAACCGCACGCTCAGCGAGGAAACTGCCAAGACCTGGACGGCGGGCGTCGTGCTCCGTCCGAGCTTCGTGCCCGGTCTGAGCATCACCGCCGACTGGTACGACATCCGCCTGAAGCAGGCGATCCAGTATTCGACCGCGCAGGACGTCGTCGACCTGTGCGTCGATCAGCCGAACCTCGACAACATCTATTGCGACGTGATCAATCGCAGCGCGACCAACGGCTACATCTCGTTCTTCACGATCATTCCGGAGAACGTGGCGTCGTTCCAGACCGCAGGCCTGGACGTGACGCTGAACTACCGGTTCGAGCCGTTCGACAATCTCGGCACCTTCGCAGTCTCGTTCCAGGGCAATTACCTCGACAAGCTCGAGTTCGTTCCGACCGCAGGCGCGGACCCCGAGAACGAGCTCGATTCGTCGGTCTATCCAGCGCCCAAGTATAGCGCGATGTTCGACCTGACCTGGATCAAGGGGCCGCTGTCGATCAACTACGGTATCAACTGGCAGACCAAGACTCGCCGGGTCACTCGCGAGCAGCAGGCAGCCAACCCGGATTACATCGAGCCGGGCTATTTCTGGTACAAGGAGAAGTGGGACCACGAGCTCTACTTCAGCTACGACGTCGACGAGAACTTCAACCTCTATGGCGGCGTCAACAACCTGTTCGACTACAAGCCGGATGTCGGCGGCGTCGGCTATCCGATCAGCGCGACCGGGCGGGCGTTCTTCATGGGCGTCAAGGCCAAGCTGTTCTGA
- a CDS encoding YnfA family protein → MTAFAYLGAALAEIAGCFAFWAWLRLDRSVWWLVPGIASLCLFAYLLTLVDAEHAGRTYAAYGGVYIASAVAWLWLAEGMRPDRWDLIGTAICLAGAAIILWGPRPA, encoded by the coding sequence ATGACTGCCTTCGCATATCTGGGCGCCGCGCTGGCGGAGATCGCCGGCTGCTTCGCCTTCTGGGCGTGGCTGCGGCTCGATCGATCGGTGTGGTGGCTGGTGCCGGGCATCGCCTCGCTCTGCCTGTTCGCCTATCTGCTCACCCTGGTCGATGCCGAGCATGCCGGACGGACCTATGCTGCCTATGGCGGGGTCTATATAGCCTCGGCGGTGGCGTGGCTGTGGCTCGCGGAAGGGATGCGGCCCGATCGCTGGGACCTCATCGGCACCGCGATCTGCCTCGCCGGTGCAGCGATCATCCTGTGGGGACCGCGGCCCGCATAG
- the ahcY gene encoding adenosylhomocysteinase, which produces MATVLDKNDYVIKDIELAAFGRKEIEIAETEMPGLMSLREEFGAAQPLKGARITGSLHMTIQTAVLIETLTALGADVRWATCNIFSTQDHAAAAIAAAGIPVFAVKGESLADYWDYVGDIFNWGADGDGTTANIILDDGGDATMFALWGAKLEAGATLGEPENDEEVEFQRALKAFIAKYPGYLTQTVKNLKGVSEETTTGVHRLYEIAKKGELPFPAINVNDSVTKSKFDNLYGCKESLVDAIRRATDVMLAGKVACVAGFGDVGKGSAQSLRNGGARVLVTEIDPICALQAAMEGFEVVTMDEAVQRADIFCTATGNADVITADHMRAMKPMSIVCNIGHFDSEIQIAALSNYEWDEVKPGTDLVKFPDGKQIIILAKGRLVNLGCATGHPSFVMSSSFTNQTLAQIELWTKGENYKNEVYVLPKHLDEKVAALHLEKLGVKLSKLSQKQADYIGVPVEGPFKPDHYRY; this is translated from the coding sequence GTGGCTACCGTGCTCGACAAGAACGACTACGTCATCAAGGACATCGAACTCGCCGCCTTCGGCCGCAAGGAAATCGAGATCGCCGAGACCGAGATGCCCGGCCTGATGAGCCTGCGCGAGGAATTCGGTGCAGCACAGCCGCTTAAAGGCGCACGGATCACTGGCTCGCTCCACATGACGATCCAGACCGCGGTGCTGATCGAGACGCTGACCGCGCTTGGCGCCGACGTCCGCTGGGCGACCTGCAACATCTTCTCGACCCAGGACCATGCCGCTGCCGCGATCGCCGCTGCCGGCATCCCGGTGTTCGCCGTGAAGGGCGAGAGCCTGGCCGACTATTGGGACTATGTCGGCGACATCTTCAACTGGGGCGCCGACGGCGACGGCACCACCGCCAACATCATCCTCGACGACGGCGGCGACGCGACGATGTTCGCTTTGTGGGGCGCCAAGCTCGAAGCCGGTGCGACGCTGGGCGAGCCCGAAAACGACGAAGAGGTCGAGTTCCAGCGCGCATTGAAGGCGTTCATCGCCAAGTATCCGGGCTACCTCACCCAGACGGTCAAGAACCTGAAGGGCGTGTCGGAAGAGACGACCACCGGCGTCCACCGCCTGTACGAGATCGCCAAGAAGGGCGAGCTGCCGTTCCCGGCGATCAACGTCAACGACAGCGTCACCAAGTCGAAGTTCGATAACCTTTATGGCTGCAAGGAATCGCTGGTCGATGCGATCCGCCGCGCCACCGACGTGATGCTCGCCGGCAAGGTCGCCTGCGTCGCCGGCTTCGGTGACGTCGGCAAGGGCTCGGCCCAGTCGCTCCGCAACGGCGGCGCACGCGTGCTCGTCACCGAGATCGACCCGATCTGCGCGCTGCAAGCGGCGATGGAGGGCTTCGAGGTCGTGACGATGGACGAGGCCGTCCAGCGCGCCGACATCTTCTGCACCGCGACCGGCAATGCCGACGTGATCACCGCCGATCACATGCGCGCGATGAAGCCGATGTCGATCGTCTGCAACATCGGCCACTTCGACAGCGAGATCCAGATCGCTGCCCTCTCGAACTATGAGTGGGACGAAGTGAAGCCGGGCACCGACCTGGTGAAGTTCCCCGACGGCAAGCAGATCATCATTCTCGCCAAGGGCCGCCTGGTGAACCTCGGCTGCGCGACCGGCCACCCGTCGTTCGTGATGTCGTCGTCCTTCACCAACCAGACGCTCGCCCAGATCGAGCTGTGGACCAAGGGTGAGAACTACAAGAACGAAGTCTATGTGCTCCCGAAGCACCTCGACGAGAAGGTCGCGGCGCTGCATCTCGAGAAGCTCGGCGTCAAGCTGTCGAAGCTCAGCCAGAAGCAGGCCGACTATATCGGCGTGCCGGTCGAAGGTCCGTTCAAGCCGGATCACTATCGCTACTAA
- a CDS encoding M10 family metallopeptidase C-terminal domain-containing protein, whose product MATLDRQAWQFLVQDATLGADGGVHIVGNTGGYMGHSFYENTTLVDTIQAVGAEGDPIHFTLSGYDADKFTIDQVTGELRFLVAPDAEAPSGSRLPTVYYVDVTASDGVSSDMVKLVYGMMNVLDAPTFVTPAAVLVEENQVDVVSLEARDIDGEQISYAIAGGADAALFTVDGWGYLRFNHAADFEAPGDADGDGVYQVTVAATDQSGTTTQAMAITVTNTPYGQIEFTSDGGVEDAEVDVVEGTTLITTVHATNSEEGIVTYRFADYVSSSWFTLDSDTGELRFKVTPEFHDPADGGSNVYSVQVLAHSDWHVEAQWITINVTEEVEFGIVSNGGGDTASVTIAENSAVVTTLAAANGAGAPQFHIFDGADAALFGIDYQGQLRFYMAPDYEHPGDANGDGIYEVTVAAIDRSAAGEVLAYDFQTLRISVADIGIPRILFGDTYPSGIVSVAENGSLVTTIAVEDPSADTRFSIGGGADASRFVIDALSGSLSFVAAPDYEHPTDQNHDNIYDVVVVASTSQYADSQQVRVQVEDINEFAITSYGGGSTATISVAENSSVAATITAGGVETLDHFVILGGTDATRFTIDPLTGELRFRAAPDFEAPTDANRDNRYDVIVTAKSTAGSSDTQRLTISVTDVIDTGQRIEGTAGADLINETTSVAGQSHATQWADGIYGFGGNDQLFGGGGDDYLDGGIGNDMLWGGAGGDDLFGGTGADQFCFAAASDSLTNDRDRIVDFKRSDGDKINLSAIDANLLATGNQAFSFIGGAGFSGVAGQLRAQYSAGQMLVSGDLNGDGVADFGFALQGNVSLIGTDFYL is encoded by the coding sequence ATGGCGACGCTCGACAGGCAGGCTTGGCAGTTTCTGGTACAGGATGCGACTTTGGGGGCTGACGGAGGCGTCCATATCGTCGGCAATACCGGCGGCTATATGGGACACTCCTTCTACGAGAACACCACGCTAGTCGATACGATCCAGGCGGTGGGTGCCGAAGGCGATCCCATCCACTTCACGCTGAGCGGCTATGACGCCGACAAGTTTACGATCGACCAGGTGACCGGCGAGCTTCGCTTCCTGGTCGCGCCTGATGCCGAGGCGCCGAGTGGAAGCAGGCTGCCGACGGTCTATTATGTCGACGTCACTGCAAGCGACGGCGTGTCCAGCGACATGGTGAAGCTGGTGTACGGGATGATGAACGTCCTCGACGCGCCGACCTTCGTCACTCCTGCCGCGGTTTTGGTCGAGGAGAACCAGGTCGACGTGGTGTCGCTCGAGGCGCGCGATATCGACGGCGAGCAAATCAGCTATGCTATTGCGGGCGGCGCCGATGCGGCGCTCTTCACGGTCGATGGCTGGGGATATCTGCGCTTCAACCACGCGGCCGATTTCGAGGCGCCGGGGGATGCAGACGGCGACGGCGTGTACCAGGTCACCGTCGCGGCGACCGACCAGAGCGGAACGACGACCCAGGCGATGGCGATCACGGTCACCAACACGCCCTATGGGCAGATAGAATTCACGTCTGATGGCGGAGTCGAGGACGCCGAGGTCGATGTCGTCGAAGGGACGACGCTGATCACGACGGTCCATGCCACCAACAGCGAAGAGGGCATCGTTACCTATCGCTTTGCAGACTATGTCAGTTCGTCGTGGTTCACCCTCGATTCCGATACCGGGGAACTGCGCTTCAAGGTCACGCCCGAGTTCCACGATCCGGCGGACGGCGGAAGCAATGTCTACAGCGTCCAGGTGCTCGCGCACTCGGATTGGCATGTCGAGGCGCAGTGGATCACGATCAACGTCACCGAGGAGGTCGAGTTCGGCATCGTCTCGAACGGCGGCGGCGACACCGCCAGCGTAACGATTGCGGAGAACAGCGCCGTCGTGACGACGCTCGCCGCTGCCAACGGCGCCGGCGCGCCGCAATTCCATATCTTCGACGGCGCCGACGCCGCGCTGTTCGGGATCGACTATCAGGGCCAGCTACGGTTCTACATGGCGCCCGATTATGAGCATCCGGGTGATGCGAACGGCGATGGCATCTATGAAGTGACGGTTGCCGCGATCGATCGAAGCGCGGCGGGCGAAGTGCTCGCTTATGATTTCCAGACGCTGCGGATCAGTGTCGCCGATATCGGCATCCCGCGCATCCTCTTTGGCGACACCTATCCGAGCGGGATCGTCAGCGTCGCGGAGAATGGCAGCCTCGTCACCACGATCGCGGTCGAGGACCCGTCGGCCGATACGCGCTTCTCGATCGGCGGTGGTGCTGACGCGTCGCGGTTCGTCATCGACGCGCTAAGCGGCAGCCTGAGCTTCGTGGCGGCGCCCGACTACGAGCATCCGACCGACCAGAACCACGACAATATCTACGACGTCGTCGTGGTGGCATCTACGAGCCAATATGCCGATAGCCAGCAGGTTCGCGTCCAGGTCGAGGACATCAACGAGTTCGCGATCACTTCGTACGGCGGCGGGAGCACGGCCACAATCTCGGTCGCCGAGAACAGTAGCGTCGCAGCGACGATCACCGCCGGGGGCGTGGAGACACTCGACCACTTCGTAATCCTGGGCGGCACCGACGCCACGCGCTTCACGATCGATCCCCTGACCGGCGAATTGCGCTTCCGCGCCGCGCCGGATTTCGAGGCGCCGACCGATGCCAATCGCGACAATCGCTACGACGTGATCGTAACGGCGAAATCGACTGCGGGGAGCAGCGACACGCAGCGGCTGACGATCAGCGTAACCGACGTCATCGACACCGGGCAGCGGATCGAGGGCACCGCCGGCGCGGACCTGATCAACGAAACCACCAGCGTGGCCGGGCAGTCGCACGCGACGCAATGGGCCGATGGCATCTATGGGTTCGGCGGCAACGACCAACTCTTCGGCGGCGGCGGCGATGACTATCTCGACGGCGGGATCGGCAACGACATGCTGTGGGGCGGGGCGGGCGGCGACGACCTGTTCGGCGGCACCGGGGCGGACCAGTTCTGCTTCGCCGCGGCGAGCGACTCGCTGACGAACGATCGCGACCGCATCGTCGATTTCAAGCGCTCCGACGGCGACAAGATCAACCTGTCCGCGATCGACGCCAACCTCCTCGCTACCGGCAACCAGGCGTTCAGCTTCATCGGCGGGGCGGGGTTCAGCGGCGTGGCGGGCCAGTTGCGTGCGCAATATTCCGCGGGGCAGATGCTCGTCAGCGGCGACCTGAATGGCGACGGCGTCGCCGATTTCGGCTTCGCGCTGCAGGGCAATGTCTCGCTGATCGGAACCGACTTCTATCTCTAG
- a CDS encoding PAS domain-containing sensor histidine kinase produces the protein MIEIPQSAAIGVGAVLALLLFGATWILFAGLRARAEGREATERNAVLAEMVARSPAQAMLVRPDGRIEAPRRLADWLGLDHLPRELADLAGIDNGLYPADATALEGHVLAAQKAGQPFTLPVQAQGSERALLVVGERLTDAARSGVVLWFLDATETESEIERLQIEASRLRAAFDALTALIEAAPMPMWYRGPDLRLLMVNSAYVRAVEGGDSEEVVARGVELVEGAGLGGPLANAAIARDTGQPQTGTMPATIGGARRMLRLHDVPLPTGGVAGFAIDIEEYEQLRGGLKRFGEAQRAMLDRLSAGVAQFAPDRSLAFCNQPFRRMFAIKMEWLADRPEFDRVLDRMRETSRLPEVRDYPAWKAERREWFTAPDAVEEIWSVSGTHLRVVAQPLPEGGLLLIFEDRTQQFELQREHGEMQQVRTATLESLAEAVGVFGKGRLQLWNRKFRQVWDFEDAFLDGHPQIGQLVKAVERRLANPARAEVIGDLIRLAAKDRQTRGSTIAFADGRHFDITAVPLPDGNALVTMLDTTDHHRAERALRDRNEALVAADRVKTAFVANMSYELRTPLTSIKGFSEMLHGGFAGKLTKSAVEYTEAILTSVDRLSALVDDVLDLTQSEGAPLEKLPVDLELAAHTAAEAIAPLAKAKKIELVVEDAGTAGSVTGDLKRLRQVVEHLLRHAVACTQEEGRVLLHLDGNAKVARVIVSDNGPGMSKDAVARAFDSFATHGISRSGERALGLGMPLAKQFVEAHGGRIELISEPGEGTLVTVELPR, from the coding sequence TTGATCGAGATTCCGCAGTCGGCGGCGATAGGGGTAGGCGCGGTGCTCGCGCTGCTGCTGTTCGGCGCCACGTGGATCCTGTTTGCCGGGCTACGTGCTCGAGCCGAGGGGCGCGAGGCGACCGAGCGCAATGCGGTGCTGGCCGAGATGGTCGCGCGCTCGCCCGCCCAGGCGATGCTGGTCCGCCCCGATGGGCGCATCGAGGCGCCGCGGCGGCTCGCCGACTGGCTCGGGCTCGATCACCTGCCGCGCGAACTGGCCGACTTGGCCGGGATCGACAACGGACTGTACCCGGCGGATGCGACTGCACTAGAGGGGCATGTCCTCGCCGCGCAAAAGGCCGGGCAGCCCTTCACCTTGCCGGTGCAGGCACAGGGTTCCGAGCGCGCGCTGCTGGTCGTCGGCGAGCGGCTGACCGATGCCGCGCGGAGCGGCGTCGTCCTCTGGTTCCTGGACGCGACCGAGACCGAGAGCGAGATCGAGCGGCTCCAGATCGAGGCAAGCCGGCTGCGCGCGGCGTTCGACGCGCTCACCGCGCTGATCGAGGCGGCGCCGATGCCGATGTGGTATCGCGGGCCCGATTTGCGGCTGCTGATGGTCAATTCGGCCTATGTCCGAGCGGTCGAGGGCGGCGACAGCGAGGAAGTGGTGGCGCGCGGCGTCGAGCTGGTCGAGGGTGCCGGGCTGGGCGGGCCGCTCGCCAACGCCGCGATCGCGCGCGACACCGGCCAGCCGCAGACCGGCACGATGCCCGCGACGATCGGCGGCGCGCGGCGGATGCTGCGGCTCCATGACGTGCCGCTGCCCACCGGGGGGGTGGCGGGCTTCGCGATCGATATTGAGGAATATGAGCAGCTTCGCGGCGGCCTCAAGCGCTTCGGCGAGGCGCAGCGCGCGATGCTCGACCGGCTCTCGGCAGGCGTCGCGCAGTTCGCGCCCGATCGCAGCCTCGCTTTCTGCAACCAGCCGTTCCGGCGCATGTTCGCTATAAAGATGGAGTGGCTTGCCGACCGGCCCGAATTCGATCGCGTGCTCGATCGGATGCGCGAGACCAGCCGGCTGCCCGAGGTGCGCGACTACCCCGCGTGGAAGGCCGAGCGCCGTGAATGGTTCACCGCGCCCGACGCGGTAGAGGAGATTTGGAGCGTTTCGGGGACGCATCTGCGCGTCGTCGCCCAGCCCTTGCCCGAGGGCGGGCTGCTGCTGATCTTCGAGGACCGCACCCAGCAGTTCGAGCTCCAGCGCGAGCATGGCGAGATGCAGCAGGTCCGCACCGCGACGCTCGAGAGCCTCGCCGAGGCCGTCGGGGTGTTCGGCAAGGGACGGCTCCAGCTGTGGAACCGGAAGTTCCGCCAGGTCTGGGATTTCGAGGACGCCTTCCTCGACGGGCATCCCCAGATCGGCCAATTGGTCAAGGCCGTCGAGCGCAGGCTCGCCAACCCCGCCCGCGCCGAGGTGATCGGCGACCTGATCCGGCTCGCTGCAAAGGACCGCCAGACGCGCGGCAGCACGATCGCCTTTGCCGATGGCCGGCATTTCGACATCACCGCCGTCCCGCTGCCCGACGGTAACGCGCTGGTGACGATGCTCGACACCACCGATCACCACCGCGCCGAGCGCGCGCTGCGCGACCGCAACGAGGCGCTGGTCGCGGCCGACCGGGTCAAGACCGCGTTCGTCGCCAATATGAGCTACGAGCTGCGCACGCCGCTCACCTCGATCAAGGGGTTCAGCGAGATGCTCCACGGCGGCTTTGCGGGCAAGCTGACCAAGAGCGCCGTCGAATATACCGAGGCGATCCTGACCTCGGTCGATCGCCTCAGCGCGCTGGTCGACGACGTGCTCGATCTGACCCAGAGCGAGGGCGCACCGCTGGAGAAGCTGCCGGTCGACCTCGAGCTCGCCGCGCACACGGCGGCCGAGGCGATCGCGCCGCTCGCCAAGGCCAAGAAGATCGAGCTGGTGGTCGAGGATGCCGGAACTGCGGGCAGCGTGACCGGCGATCTCAAGCGGCTCCGCCAGGTCGTCGAGCATCTGCTGCGTCACGCGGTGGCCTGCACGCAGGAAGAAGGCCGCGTGCTGCTCCACCTCGACGGCAACGCCAAGGTCGCGCGCGTGATCGTGTCGGACAATGGGCCGGGGATGAGCAAGGACGCGGTCGCGCGGGCGTTCGACAGCTTCGCGACGCATGGCATCTCGCGCAGCGGTGAGCGCGCGCTCGGCCTCGGCATGCCGCTGGCGAAGCAGTTCGTCGAGGCGCATGGCGGCCGGATCGAACTGATCTCCGAGCCGGGCGAGGGGACGCTGGTGACGGTGGAGCTGCCGCGGTGA
- a CDS encoding DUF1810 domain-containing protein — protein sequence MRANFDLERFVAAQAPVYAAALAELRAGHKRTHWMWFVFPQLAGLGASPTAQAYAIHSREEAEAHLRHPVLGPRLCEAAAAALTSGRSRAEIFGSPDDLKFRSSITLFEAVAPSEAIFREVLDRLCDGVRDPRTISGLARLWGV from the coding sequence ATGCGTGCGAACTTCGACCTCGAGCGCTTCGTGGCGGCGCAGGCGCCGGTATATGCGGCGGCGCTCGCGGAACTGCGGGCGGGACACAAGCGGACGCACTGGATGTGGTTCGTTTTCCCACAGCTCGCCGGGCTCGGCGCAAGCCCGACCGCGCAAGCCTATGCGATCCACTCGCGCGAGGAGGCCGAGGCGCATCTGCGGCATCCGGTGCTGGGGCCGCGGCTCTGCGAGGCGGCCGCGGCGGCACTGACGAGCGGGCGGAGCCGGGCGGAAATCTTCGGTTCGCCCGACGATCTCAAGTTCCGGTCGTCTATAACGCTATTTGAAGCGGTTGCGCCTTCCGAGGCGATCTTCCGCGAAGTGCTCGATCGTCTGTGCGACGGCGTACGCGATCCGCGCACGATCAGCGGCCTGGCACGCCTCTGGGGCGTCTGA
- a CDS encoding YqgE/AlgH family protein codes for MDSTPYLTGQFLLAMPGIGDPRFERAVIAMCAHDDEGALGIGIGDTIEGLGLHELLRQFEIDPGDAPDAPVHFGGPVEPRRGFVLHSTDWGGQDTIDVGGRWSLSGTIDVLKAIADGSGPSRWLVALGYAGWGEGQLDEEMTRHGWFSTAGDTRLLYDIDAERRWARGFEAAGIDPRLLANSTGTA; via the coding sequence ATGGATTCGACTCCCTATCTCACCGGCCAGTTCCTCCTTGCGATGCCCGGGATCGGCGATCCCCGCTTCGAGCGCGCGGTGATCGCGATGTGCGCGCATGACGACGAAGGCGCGCTGGGCATCGGGATCGGCGACACGATCGAGGGGCTGGGGCTGCACGAATTGCTCCGCCAGTTCGAGATCGATCCCGGCGACGCGCCCGATGCGCCGGTCCATTTCGGCGGCCCGGTCGAGCCGCGGCGCGGCTTCGTGCTCCATTCGACCGACTGGGGCGGACAGGACACGATCGACGTCGGCGGGCGCTGGTCGCTGTCGGGGACGATCGACGTGCTCAAGGCGATCGCCGACGGCAGCGGCCCGAGCCGTTGGTTGGTCGCGCTGGGCTATGCCGGCTGGGGCGAGGGCCAGCTCGACGAGGAGATGACTCGCCACGGCTGGTTCAGCACTGCGGGCGACACCAGATTGCTCTACGATATCGATGCCGAGCGACGCTGGGCGAGGGGCTTCGAGGCCGCAGGGATCGATCCGCGGCTTCTGGCGAACAGCACCGGCACGGCCTGA